Proteins encoded by one window of bacterium:
- a CDS encoding RNA polymerase sigma factor → MDQDAQLMLELKKGDVSAFEEIMRKYKRNVASLAYRYLQNFNRIEDVVQEVFLRIYNSAGKYKSTAKLSTWIYKITINVCLNQIRSQKRVQFMSLENLENLQIVDHNALEEIESEQRIKLIKAAIQSLPERQRIVVVLQRYEGKSYGEIAEILGCSVAAVDSLAQRAKQYLKNKLLPLWKDF, encoded by the coding sequence ATGGACCAAGATGCTCAACTTATGTTGGAACTGAAAAAAGGTGATGTTTCCGCATTTGAGGAAATCATGCGGAAATACAAAAGAAACGTGGCTAGCCTCGCTTATCGTTACCTTCAGAATTTCAACAGAATTGAGGATGTGGTGCAGGAGGTTTTTTTAAGGATTTATAATTCAGCCGGGAAATATAAATCCACAGCAAAACTTTCTACCTGGATATATAAAATAACCATAAATGTCTGTTTGAACCAAATACGTTCCCAAAAACGGGTTCAATTTATGTCCCTGGAAAATTTGGAAAACCTGCAAATTGTTGACCATAATGCGCTGGAAGAAATCGAAAGTGAACAAAGAATAAAGTTGATCAAGGCAGCTATACAAAGTCTTCCGGAGAGACAAAGAATAGTGGTGGTTTTACAAAGATACGAAGGAAAATCTTATGGGGAAATAGCTGAAATATTAGGTTGTTCAGTAGCAGCGGTTGATTCCCTGGCGCAACGGGCTAAGCAGTATTTAAAGAATAAACTGCTGCCTTTGTGGAAAGATTTTTAA
- a CDS encoding Xaa-Pro peptidase family protein, with protein MGQTEQHYFRNRQRALQHYIQKRRWDALWIVSGPNCRYLTGFTGSAGWVLVYPEGKPLLITDGRYTEQSRQECMHTTIRICNGDPHDGLADVIRKKRLQKLGFEDEHVTVKSWKKIGCLVKGLPASGCVEAARAFKAADERAAIQKAVTISEAAFQAILSRIKPGKSEIDIAMMLEKAMVMKGGEGLAFPTIIASGPNGALPHAKPSGRKIKSGELVVMDFGCVYKGYHADLTRTIAVKKTDKKQQKTYEIVKKAQILSSKYIISGEKSSESDKKARKIFRAEGMEKYYTHSLGHGLGLEIHEAPKLSIKSNIRLEENMVVTCEPGIYIPGWGGIRIEDDILVQKKDPIWLSRSSEKLQIV; from the coding sequence ATGGGACAAACCGAGCAGCATTATTTTCGCAACCGGCAAAGGGCATTGCAGCACTATATCCAAAAACGGCGGTGGGATGCACTTTGGATTGTGAGCGGACCCAACTGTCGTTATCTTACCGGGTTTACCGGAAGCGCGGGATGGGTGCTGGTTTATCCTGAGGGCAAACCACTTTTGATTACCGATGGCCGCTATACCGAACAATCCCGTCAAGAGTGCATGCATACGACAATCCGGATCTGCAACGGCGACCCGCATGACGGCCTGGCAGATGTTATCCGGAAAAAGCGTCTGCAAAAACTTGGTTTTGAAGATGAGCATGTAACCGTGAAAAGCTGGAAAAAAATCGGGTGTTTGGTGAAAGGTCTGCCGGCGTCAGGGTGCGTTGAGGCGGCCAGGGCATTTAAGGCGGCTGATGAACGCGCGGCAATTCAAAAAGCAGTTACGATTTCAGAGGCGGCTTTTCAGGCCATCCTCTCCAGAATCAAACCGGGGAAAAGTGAAATTGATATCGCGATGATGCTTGAAAAAGCCATGGTCATGAAGGGCGGGGAGGGATTGGCGTTTCCAACCATTATTGCTTCCGGGCCAAATGGTGCATTGCCGCACGCCAAACCATCCGGGCGGAAGATAAAGTCGGGTGAGTTGGTTGTTATGGATTTTGGATGTGTTTATAAGGGCTATCATGCTGATCTCACAAGAACCATTGCCGTGAAGAAAACAGATAAAAAACAGCAAAAAACATACGAAATTGTTAAAAAAGCACAAATTTTATCATCAAAATACATCATTTCAGGCGAAAAATCCTCTGAATCTGATAAAAAAGCCAGAAAAATTTTTCGTGCAGAGGGTATGGAAAAATATTATACCCATAGCTTGGGTCATGGTCTGGGGCTTGAAATTCATGAAGCGCCCAAACTCTCAATAAAATCAAATATAAGACTGGAAGAAAATATGGTTGTTACCTGCGAACCTGGAATTTACATCCCGGGGTGGGGAGGTATCCGAATTGAAGATGATATTTTAGTCCAGAAAAAAGATCCTATTTGGTTGTCCCGATCATCTGAGAAACTACAGATAGTGTGA
- a CDS encoding glycosyltransferase family 4 protein, protein MIQMTEQKDNQAVRFLTVITKLELGGAQQVALNTLAQMDNHCYKKYLISGHGGFLDDQARAMPGLNTFLWKSFKHPIRPLCDGVTLFRLTHFMKKHRIAIVHTHSSKAGLLGRWAARLAGVPMIIHTIHGWPFHDYQNKLMRWFYIRLERWAARMSHVLIAVSEATRKKGLAQGIGNAEQYRVIHPGSDFSAFFPAEAKMCRSVRQEFGFDADAPLVGMVACLKAQKAPEDFVCAAKAVLREIPKACFFLIGDGAERDAVEKRVKKFGMEDRFVLTGWREDVARLMPAFDILVLTSLWEGLPCVLGQAMASAVPIVATDVEGTREAVRQDKTGVLVPPGQPEAAGRAIIRLLQDKSLRQYMGEQGLREAEKFSLSFMVAQLDRIYRGQR, encoded by the coding sequence GTGATTCAGATGACTGAACAAAAAGACAATCAGGCAGTACGTTTTTTAACTGTGATCACCAAGCTTGAGCTGGGGGGCGCCCAACAGGTTGCCTTAAATACGCTGGCACAAATGGACAACCATTGCTACAAGAAATATCTTATCAGCGGGCACGGCGGATTTTTGGACGATCAGGCCCGGGCGATGCCGGGATTGAATACCTTTCTCTGGAAATCATTTAAACATCCTATCAGACCCCTGTGTGATGGTGTGACACTCTTCCGTCTCACTCATTTTATGAAGAAGCACCGAATTGCCATTGTGCATACGCACAGTTCCAAGGCGGGGCTATTGGGCCGGTGGGCCGCGCGTTTGGCAGGTGTCCCCATGATTATCCATACAATTCACGGGTGGCCTTTTCATGACTATCAAAATAAATTGATGCGTTGGTTCTATATCCGGCTGGAACGATGGGCAGCCCGGATGAGTCATGTGCTGATTGCTGTTTCAGAGGCAACCCGGAAAAAAGGACTGGCACAGGGAATTGGAAATGCCGAACAGTACCGGGTGATCCATCCTGGTTCAGATTTTTCTGCGTTTTTTCCAGCTGAGGCAAAGATGTGCCGGAGTGTGCGGCAGGAATTTGGGTTTGATGCTGACGCGCCCCTGGTCGGGATGGTTGCCTGTCTCAAAGCGCAAAAAGCTCCGGAGGATTTTGTTTGTGCAGCCAAAGCGGTATTGCGGGAGATACCCAAGGCCTGTTTTTTTCTGATCGGTGACGGAGCAGAGCGAGACGCGGTTGAGAAGCGTGTGAAAAAGTTTGGTATGGAAGATCGTTTTGTTCTTACCGGCTGGCGTGAGGATGTGGCACGCCTGATGCCGGCATTTGATATTCTTGTACTGACTTCGCTCTGGGAAGGATTGCCCTGTGTGCTGGGACAAGCCATGGCAAGCGCGGTTCCGATTGTGGCAACAGATGTGGAAGGTACACGGGAAGCGGTTCGGCAGGATAAAACCGGTGTCTTGGTGCCGCCCGGGCAGCCGGAGGCAGCCGGCCGGGCCATCATCCGTTTGTTGCAGGATAAAAGTCTTCGGCAGTACATGGGCGAACAAGGACTGCGAGAGGCGGAGAAATTCAGCCTTTCGTTTATGGTTGCGCAATTGGATAGAATATATCGAGGACAGCGTTAA